The Pseudomonas azotoformans genome has a segment encoding these proteins:
- the catA gene encoding catechol 1,2-dioxygenase: MSIRLSQTAHAQQFLEEASGNLNDGGNPRTKALIYRILRDTVNIIEDLEVTPEEFWKAVNYLNDLGKNQEAGLLAAGLGLEHYLDLLMDAADEEAGKSGGTPRTIEGPLYVAGAPLSKYEARLDDGKDDAVPLFMRGQVRDTEGKPLAGAIVDVWQANTGGTYSWFDPTQSEFNLRRRIETDAQGNYRFRSIVPSGYGCPPTGPTQQLLDQLGRHGQRPAHIHFFISAPGHRHLTTQINLSDDPYLHDDFAYATRDELIAEIRFSEDPQLAREFGVEGRFAQIDFDFELQVADAPVEQKRMQRVRALED, encoded by the coding sequence ATGTCCATCCGACTGTCCCAGACTGCCCATGCCCAACAGTTTCTCGAAGAAGCCAGCGGCAACCTCAATGACGGCGGTAACCCGCGTACCAAGGCGCTGATCTACCGGATCCTGCGCGACACCGTGAACATCATCGAAGACCTGGAAGTGACCCCGGAAGAGTTCTGGAAGGCGGTCAACTATCTGAACGACTTGGGCAAGAACCAGGAAGCTGGCTTGCTCGCCGCCGGGCTGGGCCTGGAGCATTACCTCGACCTGTTGATGGACGCCGCCGACGAGGAAGCCGGCAAATCCGGCGGCACACCGCGCACCATCGAAGGCCCGTTGTATGTGGCCGGTGCGCCGCTGTCGAAGTATGAGGCGCGACTGGATGATGGCAAGGACGACGCGGTGCCGCTGTTCATGCGCGGGCAAGTACGCGACACCGAGGGCAAGCCGCTGGCGGGGGCGATTGTGGACGTGTGGCAGGCCAATACCGGTGGCACCTATTCGTGGTTCGATCCCACGCAGTCCGAGTTCAACCTGCGCCGGCGCATCGAGACCGATGCTCAGGGCAACTACCGGTTTCGCAGTATCGTGCCGTCGGGCTACGGCTGCCCGCCGACCGGGCCGACCCAGCAACTGCTCGATCAACTGGGGCGCCACGGGCAGCGGCCGGCGCATATTCACTTCTTCATTTCGGCGCCGGGGCATCGACACCTGACCACGCAGATCAACCTGTCGGATGACCCGTACCTGCATGATGATTTTGCCTATGCGACGCGGGATGAGTTGATCGCCGAGATTCGCTTCAGTGAAGATCCGCAGTTGGCGCGAGAGTTTGGCGTGGAAGGGCGGTTTGCGCAGATTGATTTCGACTTTGAGTTGCAAGTGGCGGATGCGCCGGTAGAGCAAAAGCGCATGCAGCGCGTGCGCGCCCTTGAGGACTAA